Proteins from one Streptosporangiales bacterium genomic window:
- a CDS encoding 2-oxoacid:acceptor oxidoreductase subunit alpha: MHVRTMAPARQEEAARPVTMSPTTPAPKGVRQLDRVIIRFAGDSGDGIQVTGDRFTSETAQLGNDLATFPNFPAEIRAPAGTLPGVSSFQLQFADHDVLTPGDRPDVLVVMNPAALRANLDDLRPGGRIIANVDEFTSRNLKRVGYDASPLDDDSLEAYTVHQVRLTSMAVEALKDLDIGKKDAERAKNMFALGLLSWLYHRPTERTLEFIAKRFGNIPDIAKANTIAFTAGWNYGETTEEFAISYEIRPAAMPTGLYRRITGNTALAWGLVAASRLSGLPLFLGAYPITPASDVLHELSRHKRFDVHTFQAEDEIAGVGAALGASYGGALGVTTTSGPGVSLKGETISLGIALELPLVVCDIQRAGPSTGMPTKTEQADLLMAYGGRHGEAPVPIVAPQSPSDCFDIALEAVRIATTYRTPVILLSDGYLANGSEPWQIPDVASLPDLTPTFATETNGTGAKGEPAFLPYLRDPETLARPWAVPGTPGLEHRIGGLEKADGTGHISYDPDNHDLMVRTRQAKIDGIARAIPPLEVDDPDGRARTLVLGWGSTYGPIGAAVREVREHGHSVAQAHLRYLNPFPEGTGEVLRRYDRVIVPEMNLGQLASLLRARYLVDVISYNKVRGLPFTSSELVDAIEELVGG; the protein is encoded by the coding sequence ATGCACGTACGTACGATGGCACCAGCCCGGCAGGAGGAGGCTGCACGTCCTGTGACCATGTCCCCCACGACGCCCGCCCCGAAGGGCGTTCGACAGCTCGATCGCGTCATCATCCGCTTCGCCGGCGACTCCGGCGACGGCATCCAGGTCACCGGTGACCGGTTCACCTCGGAGACCGCGCAGTTGGGCAACGACCTCGCCACGTTCCCCAACTTCCCCGCCGAGATCCGCGCGCCCGCCGGCACCCTGCCCGGTGTCTCGTCGTTCCAGCTGCAGTTCGCCGACCACGACGTCCTCACTCCCGGCGACCGTCCCGACGTCCTCGTCGTCATGAACCCCGCCGCACTGCGCGCGAACCTCGACGACCTGCGTCCCGGCGGACGGATCATCGCCAACGTCGACGAGTTCACCTCGCGCAACCTCAAGCGGGTCGGCTACGACGCCAGCCCGCTCGACGACGACAGCCTGGAGGCCTACACCGTCCACCAGGTGAGACTCACCTCGATGGCCGTCGAGGCGCTGAAGGACCTCGACATCGGCAAGAAGGACGCCGAGCGCGCGAAGAACATGTTCGCGCTCGGCCTGCTCTCCTGGCTCTACCACCGGCCCACCGAGCGCACGCTCGAGTTCATCGCGAAGCGGTTCGGCAACATCCCGGACATCGCCAAGGCCAACACCATCGCGTTCACCGCGGGCTGGAACTACGGCGAGACCACCGAGGAGTTCGCGATCTCGTACGAGATCCGCCCCGCGGCGATGCCGACCGGTCTCTACCGCAGGATCACCGGCAACACCGCCCTCGCGTGGGGCCTGGTCGCGGCGTCGCGCCTGTCCGGGCTGCCGCTGTTCCTCGGCGCCTACCCCATCACCCCGGCCAGCGACGTGCTGCACGAGTTGAGCCGGCACAAGCGGTTCGACGTCCATACGTTCCAGGCCGAGGACGAGATCGCCGGCGTCGGCGCGGCACTCGGCGCGTCGTACGGCGGCGCGCTCGGCGTCACGACGACCTCGGGGCCGGGCGTCTCGCTGAAGGGCGAGACCATCTCCCTCGGCATCGCGCTCGAGCTGCCGCTCGTGGTCTGCGACATCCAGCGCGCCGGACCGTCCACCGGCATGCCGACCAAGACCGAGCAGGCCGACCTGCTGATGGCGTACGGCGGACGGCACGGCGAGGCGCCCGTCCCCATCGTGGCGCCGCAGAGCCCGTCCGACTGCTTCGACATCGCGCTCGAGGCGGTGCGCATCGCGACGACGTACCGCACCCCGGTGATCCTGCTCTCCGACGGCTACCTGGCCAACGGCTCCGAGCCGTGGCAGATCCCCGACGTCGCCTCGCTGCCCGACCTCACGCCCACCTTCGCGACCGAGACCAACGGCACCGGCGCCAAGGGCGAGCCGGCCTTCCTGCCCTACCTGCGCGATCCCGAGACACTCGCCAGGCCCTGGGCGGTGCCGGGCACGCCGGGCCTCGAGCACCGCATCGGCGGGCTGGAGAAGGCCGACGGCACCGGGCACATCTCGTACGACCCCGACAACCACGACCTGATGGTGCGCACGCGGCAGGCGAAGATCGACGGCATCGCGCGCGCCATCCCGCCGCTGGAGGTCGACGATCCCGACGGCAGGGCACGCACGCTGGTGCTCGGGTGGGGCTCGACGTACGGCCCGATCGGCGCCGCCGTACGCGAGGTGCGCGAGCACGGGCACTCCGTCGCGCAGGCGCACCTGCGATACCTGAACCCGTTCCCCGAGGGCACGGGCGAGGTGCTGCGCCGCTACGACCGGGTCATCGTCCCGGAGATGAACCTCGGCCAGCTCGCGTCGCTGCTGCGGGCCAGGTACCTGGTCGACGTCATCTCGTACAACAAGGTCCGCGGGCTGCCGTTCACGTCGAGCGAGCTGGTGGACGCGATCGAGGAGCTGGTGGGCGGATGA